The Halichoerus grypus chromosome 9, mHalGry1.hap1.1, whole genome shotgun sequence genome has a window encoding:
- the LOC118542502 gene encoding uncharacterized protein LOC118542502, giving the protein MALKNPKMGKGHRTRQHIAGGKKGNRTMRGFPAAREKGAECPPREGRGGPRRRCACGKGWGRGGLPVSLAAARAATHPAPPDERYHWQQEEDGGRCRRRRRRRRRGGGGPVGAEERGYAQDVGVAATASFPHRAERLLLTTLARLPRRPLYLRSSHRRPGPEGRSPRGDRAAARDPAAIGVRRRRGGRSRAASRDPTVYRSGGRGLHAAPAQCGPSRAAPPRGPGSRTPLRFRAPPSLLRARHACGLLAIISLAARRDINTICLYPVYEKVTRRKNHHNHTGNGFNNMEDTALVKGPIGKSDCIDSVETSQLTQEN; this is encoded by the exons ATGGCACTTAAAAATCCAAAGATGGGAAAAGGTCATCGGACCCGGCAACACATTGctgggggaaagaagggaaacaGGACTATGCGCG GTTTCCCGGCTGCGCGGGAGAAAGGCGCGGAGTGTCCGccgcgggaggggcggggaggcccGCGGAGGCGCTGTGCGTGTggaaagggatgggggaggggaggattgCCCGTCTCCCTGGCCGCGGCCAGAGCCGCAACTCACCCAGCTCCGCCAGACGAGCGCTACCACTGGCAGCAAGAGGAAGATGGtggccgctgccgccgccgccgccgccgccgccgccgaggaGGAGGGGGCCCGGTGGGTGCCGAGGAGAGGGGGTACGCGCAGGACGTCGGCGTCGCTGCCACAGCCTCTTTTCCTCACCGGGCCGAGCGGCTGCTGCTGACGACACTAGCCCGGCTTCCGCGCCGCCCTCTTTATCTTCGTAGCAGCCACCGCCGCCCAGGGCCCGAGGGTCGCTCGCCTCGTGGGGACCGTGCGGCGGCGCGAGACCCCGCAGCCATTGGCGTGCGGCGGCGGCGCGGAGGCAGGAGCCGGGCCGCGTCACGTGACCCCACTGTTTACCGTTCCGGGGGCCGCGGCCTGCACGCTGCGCCTGCGCAGTGTGGGCCCTCCCGCGCCGCGCCTCCGCGGGGCCCAGGCAGTCGCACTCCCCTGCGCTTCCGCGCCCCTCCCAGTCTTCTGAGGGCGCGGCACGCCTGCGGGCTTTTAGCTATCATCTCGCTGGCGGCCCGAAGGG ATATAAACACAATCTGTCTTTACCCAGTCTATGAAAAGGTTACAAGAAGAAAGAACCATCATAATCATACTGGGAATGGCTTTAACAACATGGAGGACACCGCTTTGGTTAAAGGACCTATTGGAAAATCAGATTGTATTGATAGTGTTGAAACCTCACAATTAACTCAGGAAAATTAA